A genomic window from Sandaracinaceae bacterium includes:
- a CDS encoding peptidylprolyl isomerase, with the protein RLIDQRLRWLGLTPGEFALWQVEEALAQRMRLIVIESVSVSPAEVWSAYERERELASIAYVRFSPRYYRDQLQIDEAALTAWMAEHTSEIDTRYAGERARFTGLEAQVRARHILIKFEETDTDEVKAAARARATDLLRRLRAGEDFATLARANSEDTGTATLGGDLGFNPRGRMVPQFDEAQFALEEGAISDLVETRFGAHIIQVVDKREGDVPEAEAKREIAEGLYREERAGELASEAAVRALADLRGGVTPDQLARTLQGLPLEAPVDAEGNPVEEDAPELSGLAPSLERAESFGRSGNPIRGLDGANLVRAVFDMAEGETMPTEPLRVGSEFVIFQVTDRQSAVREEFTDEEQTRIRDGLRSAKQREVLAQHIAGLRAQAERDEAVFINPEILRYGDEVEETEEDAEDEDEGEAAEGEGSAATREDEADPAPAEAAE; encoded by the coding sequence AGCGCCTGATCGACCAGCGCCTGCGTTGGCTGGGGCTCACCCCCGGTGAGTTCGCGCTGTGGCAGGTGGAAGAGGCGCTCGCCCAGCGCATGCGCCTCATCGTGATCGAGTCGGTCTCGGTCAGCCCCGCCGAGGTGTGGAGCGCCTACGAGCGTGAGCGCGAGCTCGCCAGCATCGCCTACGTGCGGTTCTCGCCGCGCTACTACCGCGACCAGCTGCAGATCGACGAGGCGGCGCTCACGGCCTGGATGGCCGAGCACACGTCGGAGATCGACACGCGCTACGCCGGCGAGCGCGCCCGCTTCACGGGCCTCGAGGCGCAGGTGCGGGCGCGCCACATCCTGATCAAGTTCGAAGAGACCGACACCGACGAGGTGAAGGCCGCGGCCCGCGCACGCGCCACCGACCTGCTGCGCCGCCTGCGCGCGGGTGAGGACTTCGCCACGCTGGCGCGCGCCAACAGCGAGGACACGGGCACCGCCACGCTCGGCGGCGACCTGGGCTTCAACCCGCGCGGCCGCATGGTCCCGCAGTTCGACGAGGCGCAGTTCGCGCTCGAAGAGGGCGCCATCTCGGACCTGGTGGAGACCCGCTTCGGCGCCCACATCATCCAGGTGGTGGACAAGCGCGAGGGCGATGTCCCCGAGGCCGAGGCCAAGCGCGAGATCGCCGAGGGGCTGTACCGCGAAGAGCGCGCCGGTGAGCTGGCGTCCGAAGCTGCGGTGCGGGCGCTGGCCGACCTGCGCGGCGGCGTGACCCCCGACCAGCTGGCACGCACGCTCCAGGGGCTGCCGCTCGAGGCGCCCGTGGACGCCGAGGGCAACCCCGTGGAAGAGGACGCCCCCGAGCTGAGTGGCCTTGCCCCGTCCCTCGAGCGCGCCGAGAGCTTCGGGCGCTCGGGCAACCCCATCCGCGGCCTGGACGGCGCCAACCTCGTGCGCGCCGTGTTCGACATGGCCGAGGGCGAGACCATGCCCACCGAGCCGCTGCGCGTGGGGTCCGAGTTCGTGATCTTCCAGGTCACCGACCGCCAGAGCGCCGTCCGCGAAGAGTTCACGGACGAAGAGCAGACCCGCATCCGCGATGGCCTGCGCAGCGCGAAGCAGCGCGAGGTGCTCGCCCAGCACATCGCCGGGCTGCGCGCCCAGGCCGAGCGCGACGAGGCCGTGTTCATCAACCCCGAGATCCTGCGCTACGGCGACGAGGTCGAAGAGACGGAAGAGGACGCGGAGGACGAGGACGAGGGCGAGGCTGCCGAGGGTGAGGGCAGCGCCGCCACCCGCGAGGACGAGGCCGATCCCGCCCCCGCCGAAGCCGCCGAGTGA
- a CDS encoding TlpA family protein disulfide reductase translates to MASASTPRRVFRLAAPWGLALALLWSLGGGAFGSPALAAGTLAPNVQATLADGRTFDLAAERGHVVVLNFWASWCGPCRHEAPVLSRAHQRLVSRGGKVVGLSVDQVPDSPVGLTHISRAAQSFGMSFPIGLASQATAREYRISSVPTTFVINHAGQVSATFVGEVSDAQLEQAVAAALR, encoded by the coding sequence ATGGCCTCCGCCTCCACCCCCCGTCGTGTCTTCCGCCTCGCCGCTCCGTGGGGCCTGGCGCTCGCGCTCCTCTGGAGTCTCGGTGGCGGTGCCTTCGGTTCGCCGGCCCTCGCCGCCGGGACGCTCGCGCCCAACGTGCAGGCCACGCTCGCGGATGGGCGGACGTTCGACCTGGCCGCCGAGCGCGGGCACGTGGTGGTGCTCAACTTCTGGGCCAGCTGGTGCGGCCCCTGCCGCCACGAAGCGCCCGTGCTCAGCCGCGCGCATCAGCGCCTGGTGTCGCGCGGGGGCAAGGTCGTGGGGCTGTCAGTCGACCAGGTGCCCGACTCGCCGGTCGGCCTCACCCACATCTCACGCGCCGCGCAGTCGTTCGGCATGAGCTTCCCCATCGGCCTCGCTTCGCAGGCCACCGCGCGCGAGTACCGCATCAGCTCGGTGCCCACCACCTTCGTCATCAACCACGCGGGCCAGGTGTCGGCCACCTTCGTGGGCGAGGTCTCGGACGCGCAGCTCGAGCAGGCCGTCGCGGCCGCCCTGCGCTGA